In Bacillus pumilus, the sequence AAGAAGAGCCTGTTGAAATTCCACAAAATATGCTGAATCCAAAATATACTTTTGATACTTTTGTTATTGGTTCAGGCAACCGTTTTGCTCATGCCGCTTCACTTGCAGTCGCAGAAGCACCAGCAAAAGCTTATAACCCGCTCTTTATTTATGGAGGCGTTGGTTTAGGAAAGACCCACTTGATGCATGCGATTGGTCATTACGTTATAGACCATAATCCATCAGCCAAAGTGGTCTATCTATCATCTGAAAAATTTACAAATGAATTTATCAACTCAATCCGAGACAACAAGGCTGTCGACTTCCGTAATCGCTATCGGAATGTAGATGTGCTTTTGATAGATGATATTCAATTTTTAGCAGGAAAAGAACAAACACAAGAAGAGTTTTTCCATACATTCAACACACTTCACGAAGAAAGTAAGCAAATCGTCATTTCTAGTGACCGGCCGCCGAAAGAAATTCCGACACTTGAAGACAGATTACGCTCCCGATTCGAATGGGGTCTAATTACAGACATTACCCCGCCAGATCTAGAAACGCGTATTGCGATCTTGCGAAAAAAAGCAAAGGCAGAAGGCTTAGATATACCAAATGAAGTCATGCTTTATATTGCCAACCAAATCGACAGTAACATTCGTGAGCTGGAGGGTGCTTTGATTCGTGTCGTTGCTTACTCTTCTCTAATTAATAAAGACATCAATGCGGATCTAGCAGCTGAGGCCCTAAAGGACATCATTCCTTCATCGAAGCCAAGGATCATTACG encodes:
- the dnaA gene encoding chromosomal replication initiator protein DnaA; its protein translation is MENILDLWNKALQKIETKLSKPSFETWMKSTKAHSLQGDTLTITAPNEFARDWLESRYLHLIADTIYELTGEELSIKFIIPQNQDEVEAMPKSPIKKMSKEEPVEIPQNMLNPKYTFDTFVIGSGNRFAHAASLAVAEAPAKAYNPLFIYGGVGLGKTHLMHAIGHYVIDHNPSAKVVYLSSEKFTNEFINSIRDNKAVDFRNRYRNVDVLLIDDIQFLAGKEQTQEEFFHTFNTLHEESKQIVISSDRPPKEIPTLEDRLRSRFEWGLITDITPPDLETRIAILRKKAKAEGLDIPNEVMLYIANQIDSNIRELEGALIRVVAYSSLINKDINADLAAEALKDIIPSSKPRIITIKDIQRIVGQQFNIRLEDFKAKKRTKSVAYPRQIAMYLSREMTDSSLPKIGEEFGGRDHTTVIHAHEKISKLIVEDEQLQQHVKEIKEQLK